The Verrucomicrobium spinosum DSM 4136 = JCM 18804 genome includes a region encoding these proteins:
- a CDS encoding efflux RND transporter periplasmic adaptor subunit, with amino-acid sequence MKATAVAPPQDLADIIHAKGSRKSFVFRLVLIVLLIGAAAGTWYWWRLQQQAQNQISPYTTEEVRKGEIRLTVTATGNLEPTNEVTIGSELSGTTLEVYVDINDRVKKGQPLAKLDTSKLQQQTESSRASVASANAKVAQVQATVKEAEASLNRLRDLHRISNGKMPAQADLDTATATMDRAKADLLTAEASVKEAEAQVKINERDLEKAVIKSPIDGIVLTRSLEPGQTVAASFTAPELFVLAENLELMELNVAVAEADIGRVEAGQKATFTVDAWPERSFSANVRRVSFGSVITDNVVTYQTELEVSNKDLSLRPGMTATADIHVAESTNTFLVPTAALRFDPAAAASQAGGPPQEKKSFVQNLMPGPRRFSSNRPRPGDEGGGKEKKSQQRNDGTARIWTLKDGQPVALEVKLGLTDGRNTEVSGEGLKEGLPVIIRANVPSAS; translated from the coding sequence ATGAAAGCCACCGCCGTCGCTCCACCCCAGGATCTGGCAGATATCATCCACGCCAAAGGATCACGCAAATCCTTCGTGTTCCGCCTCGTTCTCATCGTGCTATTGATCGGGGCTGCTGCCGGAACTTGGTACTGGTGGCGACTCCAGCAGCAGGCCCAGAACCAAATCTCCCCCTACACCACTGAGGAGGTGCGCAAAGGCGAGATCCGGCTTACCGTTACCGCTACAGGCAATCTCGAGCCCACCAATGAAGTCACCATTGGCAGTGAACTCTCCGGCACCACCTTGGAAGTGTACGTGGATATCAATGACCGCGTGAAAAAGGGGCAACCGCTGGCGAAGCTCGATACGAGCAAGTTGCAACAACAGACAGAGAGCAGCCGCGCTTCCGTGGCTTCCGCCAATGCAAAAGTCGCGCAGGTACAGGCCACCGTGAAGGAGGCTGAAGCAAGCCTGAACCGACTTCGGGACCTGCATCGCATCAGCAACGGTAAGATGCCGGCGCAGGCTGATCTGGATACAGCAACTGCCACGATGGACCGGGCCAAGGCAGACTTGCTTACTGCAGAGGCTTCCGTGAAGGAAGCGGAAGCCCAGGTGAAAATCAACGAGCGCGACCTGGAAAAGGCCGTCATCAAGTCTCCCATCGACGGCATTGTGCTGACTCGCAGCCTTGAGCCCGGTCAGACCGTGGCAGCCAGCTTCACCGCCCCCGAGTTGTTCGTGCTGGCGGAGAACCTCGAACTCATGGAGCTCAACGTGGCCGTAGCTGAGGCCGACATCGGTCGGGTGGAAGCCGGTCAAAAGGCCACCTTCACCGTGGACGCCTGGCCAGAACGGTCCTTCAGCGCCAATGTGCGCCGTGTCTCATTCGGCTCGGTGATCACGGACAACGTCGTAACTTACCAAACGGAGCTGGAAGTTTCCAACAAAGACCTCAGCCTGCGTCCTGGCATGACCGCCACCGCCGACATTCATGTGGCTGAGAGCACGAACACCTTCCTCGTACCCACCGCCGCGCTTCGGTTCGACCCCGCCGCCGCCGCCTCCCAAGCAGGCGGCCCTCCGCAGGAGAAGAAGTCCTTTGTGCAAAACCTGATGCCGGGGCCACGCCGGTTCAGCAGCAACCGCCCCCGCCCCGGCGACGAAGGAGGCGGTAAAGAGAAAAAGTCCCAGCAGCGAAATGACGGCACCGCACGCATCTGGACTCTCAAAGACGGCCAACCGGTGGCCTTGGAAGTCAAACTGGGTCTCACGGACGGTCGCAATACCGAGGTGTCGGGGGAAGGGCTCAAAGAAGGACTTCCGGTGATCATCCGCGCCAACGTTCCCTCAGCGTCATGA
- a CDS encoding efflux transporter outer membrane subunit — MNCLPPQAVAPLLLLAFAGGLVGCVGSNPDRAQSELKVPGKWKGAARSGFPQRPLNTAALPKWWERFHDPVLNQLVSTALQNSTDIRTAVSKVRESRARRGVQAAGLFPTVDAGFSARGERTDNRNTGVSSSENYGASIDMTWEVDLFGKQRQNIKAATEDLREAGENLYAAQVSLAAEVADTYVSLRQAEAQLAVVERTLASRTETTQIARWKEEAKITGSVDTQQAISTLEQARAQVPSLKQTISQTQNQLSLLASLPPGALDKLLARSDKMPSPPARIAIGIPADTLRQRPDIRAAERRVDAAVARTKSAVAERYPDLSLSGSIGVDALKAGRIFSPENVAASIAGSLAAPIFDAGRIRQDINIQSELESQALIGWEATVLTSLSEVENALIGIQRTAERLVILEQALKAARQAEELSTQQYEAGLVDLLVVLEAQRTLLSLEDQEVTTRANQASAHIQLYKALGGGWSS, encoded by the coding sequence ATGAATTGTCTGCCTCCTCAGGCCGTCGCCCCATTGCTGTTGCTCGCCTTCGCCGGTGGGCTGGTTGGCTGTGTTGGATCCAATCCAGATCGCGCCCAGTCGGAACTCAAGGTGCCGGGCAAGTGGAAAGGTGCCGCTCGATCCGGGTTCCCGCAACGCCCGCTGAACACGGCTGCTCTCCCGAAATGGTGGGAGCGATTCCATGATCCGGTACTGAACCAACTCGTCTCAACTGCGCTGCAGAACAGCACCGACATCCGCACCGCCGTTTCAAAAGTACGGGAATCCCGTGCCCGCCGCGGAGTTCAGGCTGCGGGGCTTTTCCCCACGGTGGACGCTGGATTCAGCGCGCGCGGTGAGCGCACCGACAACCGGAACACCGGTGTGAGTTCCAGCGAAAACTACGGTGCCAGCATCGACATGACCTGGGAGGTTGACCTTTTTGGCAAGCAGCGCCAGAACATCAAAGCCGCCACTGAAGATCTTAGGGAGGCTGGCGAGAACCTCTATGCCGCCCAAGTGTCTCTCGCAGCCGAGGTGGCGGACACCTACGTCTCCCTGCGCCAGGCGGAGGCCCAACTGGCGGTGGTGGAGCGGACTCTTGCCTCACGTACCGAGACCACTCAGATTGCCAGGTGGAAGGAAGAGGCCAAAATCACCGGATCGGTGGACACCCAGCAGGCCATTTCCACCCTGGAGCAGGCACGGGCCCAAGTGCCTTCTCTCAAGCAGACCATCAGCCAGACGCAGAATCAGCTGTCTTTGCTCGCCAGCCTGCCGCCAGGTGCGCTGGATAAGCTGCTCGCCCGATCCGACAAGATGCCGTCTCCTCCGGCTCGCATCGCCATCGGCATCCCCGCAGATACCCTTCGCCAGCGTCCCGACATCCGCGCGGCGGAACGCCGGGTGGATGCCGCGGTGGCCCGCACGAAGTCCGCCGTGGCGGAGCGCTACCCGGACCTCAGCCTCTCTGGCTCCATCGGGGTGGACGCTCTGAAGGCGGGCCGCATCTTCTCCCCGGAGAATGTCGCGGCCAGCATCGCAGGCTCACTGGCAGCCCCGATCTTTGATGCTGGCCGTATCCGCCAGGATATCAACATTCAAAGCGAGCTGGAGTCCCAAGCCCTGATCGGCTGGGAAGCGACCGTGCTCACCTCTCTGTCTGAAGTGGAGAACGCCTTGATCGGCATCCAGCGCACCGCAGAACGGTTGGTCATCCTGGAGCAGGCCCTTAAGGCCGCACGTCAGGCAGAAGAGCTGTCCACTCAACAGTATGAAGCCGGTCTGGTGGATCTGCTCGTGGTGCTGGAGGCGCAGCGTACCTTGCTGAGTCTGGAAGACCAGGAAGTTACCACCCGCGCCAATCAGGCCAGCGCCCACATCCAGCTCTACAAGGCCCTAGGTGGAGGATGGTCCTCCTAG
- a CDS encoding glycoside hydrolase family 130 protein gives MSAIPIHRHNIILGPESARVIIRPFVPTSPQRIATIIGRTLALSDQEVDRELQSVFGEFDSRHFDVASLLMEQFFKVQGHIFTDRPLSRERRLLIGAQFSGEYALESAALFNPSIVPHPDQKDVPAGGLRFIMSLRATGEGHISSIEFREGLLSPEGTLSINPVSRYVTLPEVVPNPLYRKKRFIVKLHEIGFYNECAVAVMSPLGDEFTRSELTLTVSQVRRETQPISHDFRRTLECIQWLADSNYEVQFPANLALSERIIFPISDNESNGIEDARFVRFTEDDGTVMYYATYTAYNGRAILPQLIETQDFLHFRILTLNGNAVQNKGMALFPRKVNGSYAMLSRQDDENLFIMFSDNPHHWNDPQILLRPAEPWETVKVGNCGSPIETEAGWLVITHGVGPMRKYCLGAALLDLNDPTKVIGRLREPLLSPEGNEREGYVPNVVYSCGSLIHGTELILPYAMSDKATAVASLSLKKLLAALTA, from the coding sequence ATGAGCGCCATCCCCATCCACCGGCACAACATCATCTTGGGTCCGGAGAGCGCGCGCGTCATCATCCGCCCCTTCGTCCCCACCAGTCCGCAACGCATCGCCACCATCATCGGCAGGACGCTGGCCCTCTCTGACCAGGAGGTTGACCGGGAGTTGCAGTCCGTTTTCGGCGAATTTGATTCCCGGCATTTTGACGTCGCCTCCCTGCTCATGGAGCAGTTTTTCAAGGTTCAAGGACATATCTTCACCGACCGCCCTCTTTCGCGCGAGCGCCGCCTCCTCATCGGAGCCCAGTTTTCCGGCGAATATGCTCTGGAGTCTGCGGCCCTTTTCAACCCCTCCATCGTTCCCCATCCTGATCAAAAGGATGTACCAGCAGGCGGGCTGCGCTTCATCATGAGTCTTCGCGCCACCGGTGAAGGCCACATCTCCTCGATCGAGTTTCGCGAAGGGCTCTTGTCTCCCGAGGGCACCCTCAGCATCAATCCGGTGTCCCGTTACGTGACGCTGCCAGAGGTCGTACCCAACCCGCTCTACCGCAAAAAACGCTTCATTGTCAAACTGCACGAAATCGGGTTCTACAATGAGTGTGCCGTCGCAGTAATGAGCCCTTTGGGCGACGAGTTCACGAGGAGTGAACTCACGCTCACCGTCTCCCAGGTCCGACGTGAGACCCAACCCATCTCGCACGATTTCAGGCGTACTCTAGAGTGCATCCAATGGCTGGCAGACTCCAACTATGAGGTGCAATTCCCCGCCAATCTCGCACTGAGCGAGCGCATCATCTTCCCCATCTCAGACAATGAGAGCAATGGCATAGAAGACGCCCGGTTTGTCCGCTTTACGGAAGACGATGGAACGGTCATGTATTACGCGACCTACACCGCCTACAACGGCCGGGCCATTCTTCCGCAGCTCATTGAGACGCAGGATTTTCTTCACTTCCGCATCCTCACGCTCAATGGCAATGCGGTGCAGAACAAGGGCATGGCGTTGTTTCCACGAAAGGTCAATGGCAGCTATGCCATGCTGTCGCGGCAGGATGATGAGAACCTCTTCATCATGTTCTCAGACAACCCCCACCATTGGAACGATCCCCAGATCCTCCTCCGTCCCGCAGAACCATGGGAAACGGTCAAAGTGGGCAATTGCGGGTCTCCCATTGAGACCGAGGCCGGCTGGCTGGTCATCACTCACGGCGTAGGCCCCATGCGAAAGTACTGCCTGGGTGCCGCCCTTCTAGATTTGAATGATCCCACCAAGGTCATAGGCAGACTCCGCGAACCGCTGCTTTCCCCGGAGGGCAATGAGCGCGAAGGCTACGTTCCCAACGTCGTGTACAGTTGCGGCTCTCTCATCCATGGCACGGAATTGATCCTGCCCTACGCAATGAGCGACAAGGCAACTGCCGTGGCCAGCCTGTCCCTGAAAAAGCTTCTGGCAGCCCTGACCGCCTAG
- a CDS encoding glycosyltransferase family 4 protein: MSGQAPAGSIAFLGGYEPRLCGIATFTHDLCEAVSAAAPSAQCITGAVNDRPEGYKYPPRVRFELQEKDLNSYRRAADFLNFNNVDVLCVQHEFGIYGGAAGSHLLALLKEVRMPVVTTLHTVLREPSPQQRKVMEELAMRSDRLVVMARKGAEILRETYGVPEAKVDIIPHGIPDIAFSDSAVYKAQFGVEGRVVLLTFGLLGPGKGIEHAIEALPAIVKEHPNVVYLVLGATHPHLVAREGERYRLSLERLAEDRGVKSHVIFYNRFVSLEDLKEFIGATDIYLTPYLNEAQITSGTLAYVFGAGKAVVSTPYWHAQELLADGRGTLVPFRNPEAIADAVCDYLNHPYQLEVTRRQAHHHGREMIWPAVAQRYLESFQHARADRKAAPRTAFAGWTLASRPYDLPPVRLDHLVRMSDHTGIFQHAIFNVPNYHEGYCTDDNARAFILCNLLAELGASPPGENLDHLASSYLAFLAAALNRDTGRFRNFMSHGRQWLEDCGSEDSHGRALWALGNGAGHSRNEGRRRLCVQLFEIGLPAVLNFTSPRAVAFTLLGIHEFLRNHPTCPKAGKVRERLTNWLVKLWKDCADENWPWFESSATYDNARLCQALILSGRWMPHPEALEIGLKSLRWLASIQRTQGGHFRPIGSDGFYVKEGARADFDQQPVEAQAMVSACLEAYHATEDSTWSSEARRAFEWFLGRNDLGLPLYDSSNGGCGDGLHADRVNENQGAESTLAFLLALAEMDWAQNPLTHLPPSLT, encoded by the coding sequence TTGAGCGGACAGGCTCCGGCAGGGAGCATCGCTTTTTTGGGTGGCTATGAGCCGAGGCTTTGTGGAATAGCCACTTTCACGCATGATCTATGCGAGGCGGTCAGCGCTGCTGCCCCTTCCGCACAGTGCATCACAGGAGCCGTAAACGACCGGCCAGAGGGGTACAAGTATCCTCCTCGCGTCCGGTTTGAACTGCAGGAAAAAGATCTCAACTCCTACCGGCGTGCCGCTGATTTCTTGAACTTCAACAACGTAGATGTCCTCTGCGTTCAGCACGAGTTCGGCATCTACGGCGGTGCAGCGGGCAGCCATCTGCTCGCGCTTCTTAAAGAAGTGCGCATGCCCGTTGTCACCACGTTGCACACCGTCCTGCGGGAGCCCAGCCCGCAACAGCGCAAGGTGATGGAAGAACTGGCCATGCGCAGCGACCGCCTGGTGGTGATGGCCCGGAAAGGTGCCGAGATTCTCCGCGAGACCTATGGCGTGCCGGAGGCCAAGGTGGACATCATTCCCCATGGCATTCCCGACATTGCATTCTCGGACTCCGCCGTTTACAAGGCCCAGTTCGGCGTGGAGGGCCGCGTGGTATTGTTGACGTTCGGGCTGCTGGGGCCGGGCAAGGGCATCGAGCATGCCATTGAAGCCCTGCCTGCGATCGTCAAGGAACATCCCAATGTGGTCTATCTGGTACTAGGAGCCACCCACCCCCACCTCGTGGCCCGGGAGGGAGAGCGCTACCGGCTCAGCCTGGAACGGCTGGCGGAGGATCGCGGGGTGAAATCACACGTTATCTTCTATAACCGTTTCGTCTCCCTTGAGGACCTCAAGGAGTTCATCGGCGCCACGGACATCTACCTCACCCCCTATCTCAACGAGGCCCAGATCACCTCAGGCACCCTTGCCTACGTCTTTGGTGCCGGAAAGGCAGTCGTCTCCACGCCCTACTGGCACGCCCAGGAACTGCTGGCGGACGGGCGCGGCACCCTGGTCCCCTTTCGCAATCCGGAAGCGATCGCAGACGCGGTCTGTGATTACCTGAACCACCCTTACCAGCTTGAGGTCACCCGCAGGCAAGCCCACCACCATGGCCGGGAGATGATCTGGCCCGCCGTCGCCCAGCGCTATCTTGAATCTTTCCAGCATGCGCGCGCTGACCGCAAAGCCGCGCCCCGCACCGCCTTCGCGGGTTGGACGCTCGCCAGCCGTCCCTATGACCTGCCACCAGTGAGGCTCGATCATCTGGTACGGATGAGTGATCACACCGGCATTTTTCAGCATGCGATCTTCAATGTGCCCAACTATCACGAAGGCTATTGCACTGATGACAACGCCCGGGCCTTCATCCTCTGCAATCTCCTGGCCGAGCTGGGAGCGTCCCCTCCGGGAGAGAACCTGGATCATCTGGCCAGCAGCTATCTCGCGTTCCTCGCCGCAGCACTGAACCGAGACACCGGGCGTTTCCGGAACTTCATGAGCCATGGGCGTCAATGGCTGGAGGACTGCGGCAGCGAGGACAGTCACGGCCGCGCGCTCTGGGCCCTCGGCAACGGGGCAGGCCACTCCCGCAATGAGGGACGCCGCCGGCTCTGCGTGCAGCTTTTTGAGATCGGCCTTCCTGCAGTATTGAACTTCACCTCTCCGCGCGCCGTCGCATTCACCCTCCTCGGCATTCATGAATTCCTTCGCAACCACCCCACCTGCCCCAAAGCAGGGAAAGTCAGGGAGAGGCTGACGAATTGGTTGGTCAAGCTCTGGAAGGACTGCGCAGATGAAAACTGGCCGTGGTTTGAGTCCAGCGCCACCTATGACAACGCCCGCCTCTGTCAGGCTCTCATCCTGAGTGGTCGCTGGATGCCCCACCCCGAGGCACTGGAGATTGGGCTGAAGTCTCTGCGCTGGCTGGCTTCAATTCAACGCACTCAAGGCGGCCATTTCCGCCCCATCGGCAGCGATGGCTTTTATGTCAAGGAAGGTGCCCGCGCCGACTTTGATCAACAACCCGTGGAAGCCCAGGCCATGGTATCCGCCTGCCTGGAGGCCTACCACGCCACGGAGGACTCCACATGGTCCAGCGAGGCCCGCCGTGCCTTCGAGTGGTTTTTAGGCCGTAATGACTTGGGCCTTCCTCTCTACGATTCCAGCAACGGCGGCTGTGGCGATGGACTTCACGCCGACCGCGTCAACGAAAATCAGGGTGCGGAATCGACTCTGGCTTTCCTCCTTGCCCTCGCAGAGATGGACTGGGCGCAGAATCCCCTCACTCACTTGCCACCTTCTCTTACATGA